The following coding sequences lie in one Allochromatium vinosum DSM 180 genomic window:
- a CDS encoding LbtU family siderophore porin, whose amino-acid sequence MRTQPLSAAIALMLAAGTAQATSSSNTQPSGEPKRLERLEQRLDRLEGTLDDKQTKDDAAPTWYRNIEIAGLIEVEASYLSPYEGGSESDIVLATAELGIRSQVNDWVEAGISFLYEQDETDLEVDTAYLTFANADVSPLFLTAGQVYVPFGVYETNLVSDPLTLEIGEARETALQLGFEHSGFSGSVYVFNGDNNVKGKDRIESWGANLGFAQDSDDWAWSVGAGYINDLGDSDSLHETINDIRVGAAELDPSLSIDPTERTAGWTLNAAANFGPFSLIGEYLSAADDFDPNSLEFKGEGARPSAWNIEAGYSFTLLGRESVAAVAYQGTREALALELPKERWLLGWSIEIFDRTSLGLEWARDRDYNTRDGGTGKSGDTFTAQLAVEF is encoded by the coding sequence TTGAGAACCCAACCACTCTCCGCCGCTATCGCGCTCATGCTCGCCGCCGGCACCGCTCAGGCTACCAGCTCATCGAATACCCAACCGTCGGGCGAACCCAAGCGCCTTGAGCGTCTCGAACAGCGCCTCGACCGCCTGGAGGGGACTCTCGACGACAAGCAGACCAAAGACGACGCCGCACCGACCTGGTATCGCAACATCGAGATCGCTGGCCTGATCGAGGTCGAGGCCAGCTATCTCTCACCCTATGAGGGCGGCAGCGAGAGCGACATCGTGCTGGCCACGGCTGAGCTGGGCATCCGCTCGCAGGTCAACGACTGGGTCGAGGCCGGGATTTCGTTCCTCTACGAGCAGGACGAGACCGATCTCGAGGTCGACACCGCCTATCTGACGTTTGCCAACGCCGATGTCTCGCCGCTGTTCCTGACCGCCGGTCAGGTCTATGTGCCCTTCGGCGTCTATGAGACCAACCTGGTCTCCGACCCGCTGACACTGGAGATCGGCGAGGCGCGCGAGACGGCGCTGCAACTGGGCTTCGAGCACAGCGGCTTCTCGGGTAGTGTCTATGTCTTCAATGGCGACAACAACGTCAAGGGCAAGGATCGGATCGAAAGCTGGGGAGCCAATCTCGGCTTTGCGCAGGACAGCGACGACTGGGCCTGGTCGGTGGGTGCCGGTTATATCAACGACCTCGGCGACTCGGACAGCCTGCATGAAACCATCAACGACATCCGGGTCGGCGCGGCCGAACTCGATCCGAGCCTGAGCATCGATCCGACCGAGCGCACCGCCGGCTGGACCCTCAACGCGGCCGCCAACTTCGGCCCCTTCAGCCTCATCGGCGAGTATCTGTCGGCGGCCGACGACTTCGACCCGAACAGCCTGGAGTTCAAGGGCGAGGGCGCGCGCCCCTCGGCCTGGAACATCGAAGCCGGCTACAGCTTTACGCTCCTGGGTCGCGAGTCGGTGGCGGCGGTCGCCTATCAGGGCACGCGCGAGGCGCTGGCGCTCGAACTGCCGAAGGAGCGCTGGCTGCTCGGCTGGTCGATCGAAATCTTCGATCGCACCTCGCTCGGACTCGAATGGGCGCGTGACCGTGACTACAACACGCGCGATGGCGGTACCGGCAAGTCGGGCGATACCTTCACCGCGCAACTGGCGGTCGAGTTCTGA
- a CDS encoding ribonucleoside triphosphate reductase yields the protein MTNQTHSPTPPTRVVKRDGQEVRFDAGKIESAIRRAGQASGEFGAAEASLLAAQAIKVLTHRFSDGRLPDIEGIQDVVEQTLIAANHFETARAYIVYREQHNKLRTDSRTLVDVGSSINEYLDRSDWRVAANANQGYSLGGLILNTSGKMIANYWLNHVYPPEIGAAHREGDLHIHDLDMLSGYCAGWSLRTLLHEGLNGVPGKVEAAPPKHMSSAIGQIVNFLGTLQNEWAGAQAFSSFDTYMAPFVRVDGLPYRQVKQYIQELIYNLNVPSRWGTQTPFTNLTFDWVCPEDLREQVPVIGGVEQPFTYGDLQAEMDMINRAYIEVMTEGDAKGRIFTFPIPTYNITPDFPWESENAEQLFEMTAKYGLPYFQNFVNSELSPNMVRSMCCRLQLDLRELLKRGNGLFGSAEQTGSLGVVTINCARLGHTHRGDEAGLMARLDELLDIARNSLEIKRKVIQRHMDAGLFPYTKRYLGTLRNHFSTIGVNGVNEMIRNFTSDAEDITTPKGHELACRLLDRVRARMVEFQEATGNMYNLEATPAEGTTYRFAREDQKRFPDMIQAGTEETPYYTNSSQLPVGYTDDPFEALAMQETLQSKYTGGTVLHLYMSEQISSTEACKRLVRRALENFRLPYITVTPVFSICPKHGYIAGEHPFCPICDQELIARKHKAQCASTGCQSIH from the coding sequence ATGACCAATCAGACGCACTCACCCACTCCCCCGACCCGCGTGGTCAAGCGCGATGGGCAGGAGGTGCGTTTCGATGCCGGCAAAATCGAATCGGCGATCCGGCGCGCCGGTCAGGCCAGCGGTGAGTTCGGTGCCGCCGAAGCCAGTCTGCTCGCCGCCCAGGCGATCAAGGTGCTGACGCACCGCTTCAGCGATGGCCGTCTGCCCGACATCGAGGGCATCCAGGATGTCGTCGAGCAGACGCTGATCGCCGCCAACCACTTCGAGACCGCGCGTGCCTATATCGTCTATCGCGAGCAGCACAACAAGCTGCGCACCGACAGCCGGACCCTGGTCGATGTCGGCAGCTCGATCAACGAATATCTGGACCGTTCCGACTGGCGCGTGGCGGCCAACGCCAATCAGGGCTACTCGCTCGGCGGGCTGATCCTCAACACCTCGGGCAAGATGATCGCCAACTACTGGCTCAATCACGTCTATCCGCCCGAGATCGGCGCGGCGCACCGCGAGGGCGATCTGCACATCCATGACCTGGACATGCTCTCAGGCTACTGTGCCGGCTGGTCACTGCGCACCCTGCTGCACGAAGGTCTCAACGGCGTGCCCGGCAAGGTCGAGGCCGCGCCGCCCAAGCACATGTCGAGCGCCATCGGGCAGATCGTCAACTTCCTCGGCACGCTCCAGAACGAATGGGCGGGGGCGCAGGCGTTTTCGAGCTTCGACACCTACATGGCGCCCTTCGTGCGCGTCGACGGCCTGCCTTACAGGCAGGTCAAGCAGTACATCCAGGAGCTGATCTACAACCTCAATGTGCCGTCAAGGTGGGGCACACAAACGCCATTTACCAATCTCACCTTCGATTGGGTGTGTCCCGAGGATCTGCGCGAGCAGGTGCCGGTGATCGGCGGCGTGGAGCAGCCCTTCACCTATGGCGATCTCCAGGCCGAGATGGACATGATCAATCGGGCCTATATCGAGGTCATGACCGAGGGCGATGCCAAGGGGCGGATCTTCACCTTCCCGATCCCGACCTACAACATCACGCCGGACTTCCCCTGGGAGAGCGAGAACGCCGAGCAGTTGTTCGAAATGACGGCCAAGTATGGCTTGCCCTACTTCCAGAATTTCGTCAACTCCGAGCTGTCGCCCAACATGGTGCGCTCCATGTGCTGCCGGCTCCAGCTCGATCTGCGCGAACTGCTCAAGCGCGGCAACGGACTCTTCGGCTCGGCCGAGCAGACCGGCTCGCTGGGCGTGGTCACGATCAACTGCGCGCGGCTCGGTCATACCCATCGCGGCGACGAGGCGGGCCTGATGGCGCGGCTCGACGAACTGCTCGACATTGCGCGCAACAGTCTGGAGATCAAGCGCAAGGTCATCCAGCGCCACATGGACGCCGGACTCTTCCCCTATACCAAGCGCTATCTGGGCACGCTGCGCAATCACTTCTCGACCATCGGCGTGAACGGCGTCAACGAGATGATCCGCAACTTCACCAGTGACGCCGAGGACATCACCACGCCCAAGGGGCATGAGCTGGCCTGCCGGCTGCTCGACCGGGTACGCGCGCGCATGGTCGAGTTCCAGGAAGCGACGGGCAACATGTACAACCTGGAGGCCACGCCGGCCGAGGGCACGACCTATCGCTTCGCGCGCGAGGACCAGAAGCGCTTCCCGGACATGATTCAGGCCGGCACCGAGGAGACGCCTTACTACACCAACAGCTCGCAGCTGCCGGTCGGTTATACCGACGATCCGTTCGAGGCGCTGGCGATGCAGGAGACGCTCCAGAGCAAGTACACCGGCGGCACGGTGCTGCATCTGTACATGAGCGAGCAGATTTCCTCGACCGAGGCGTGCAAGCGTCTGGTGCGCCGTGCGCTGGAGAACTTCCGTCTGCCCTATATCACGGTCACGCCGGTGTTCTCCATCTGCCCCAAACACGGGTATATCGCCGGCGAGCACCCGTTCTGCCCGATCTGCGATCAGGAGCTGATCGCGCGCAAGCACAAGGCCCAGTGCGCCAGCACGGGCTGCCAGTCGATCCACTGA
- the nrdD gene encoding anaerobic ribonucleoside-triphosphate reductase, with protein MNDTIELKTEERTPCEVWTRVMGYHRPVSAFNAGKQAEHAERCYFNEQPRGSLRQQDQRVAA; from the coding sequence ATGAACGACACCATCGAACTCAAGACCGAAGAACGGACTCCCTGCGAAGTCTGGACCCGCGTCATGGGCTATCACCGTCCGGTCTCGGCTTTCAATGCCGGCAAGCAGGCCGAGCACGCCGAGCGCTGCTACTTCAACGAGCAGCCTCGCGGTTCGCTACGCCAGCAGGATCAGCGGGTCGCGGCCTGA
- a CDS encoding anaerobic ribonucleoside-triphosphate reductase activating protein, translating to MPDSAPFATSDHPQAAERLRVGGFTRLTTIDYPGELSAVVFCQGCPWRCRYCQNGDLLDTTAVESLIDWADIRAFLRQRVGLLDAVVFSGGEPTVQTALGAAMRETRALGYRIGLHTSGAYPERLRPLLSLIDWVGLDIKALPEDYTALTGLPDSGERAWASLALLLEAGVNLEVRTTLMPDWTPDYLRTLSQRLATKGIRRYVLQACATQRALDPHLPGYSIMPRELVEVVDPTAFEHLDIRGL from the coding sequence ATGCCCGACAGCGCACCCTTTGCCACGTCCGACCATCCTCAGGCCGCCGAGCGGCTGAGGGTCGGCGGTTTCACGCGCCTGACGACCATCGACTATCCCGGCGAGCTGTCGGCGGTGGTCTTCTGTCAAGGCTGTCCCTGGCGCTGTAGGTACTGTCAAAACGGCGATCTGCTGGACACGACCGCCGTCGAATCGCTGATCGACTGGGCTGACATCCGCGCCTTTCTGCGTCAGCGGGTCGGACTGCTCGATGCGGTGGTTTTCAGCGGCGGCGAACCGACCGTACAGACGGCGCTCGGTGCGGCCATGCGCGAAACCCGCGCGCTCGGCTACAGGATCGGCCTGCACACCAGCGGCGCCTATCCCGAACGCCTGCGCCCGCTCCTTTCGCTGATCGATTGGGTCGGGCTCGATATCAAGGCCCTGCCCGAGGACTATACGGCCCTCACCGGCCTGCCCGATTCGGGTGAGCGTGCCTGGGCGAGTTTGGCCTTGCTGCTGGAAGCTGGGGTGAATCTGGAAGTCCGCACCACCCTGATGCCCGACTGGACACCCGACTACCTGCGAACACTGAGCCAGAGGCTGGCGACCAAGGGTATTCGGCGCTATGTATTGCAAGCCTGCGCAACCCAGCGGGCACTCGATCCCCACCTGCCCGGCTACTCGATCATGCCGCGCGAACTCGTCGAGGTTGTCGACCCGACGGCCTTCGAGCATCTCGATATCCGAGGCTTGTAA
- a CDS encoding HVO_A0114 family putative DNA-binding protein has protein sequence METLVIEVATDAELNARILWAAEREEPQPPGYFFETEEDLLNALTANRFAILKALAGAGPIGVRELARRVGRDVRAVHADAQRLSGIGLIEKSADGALRRLLR, from the coding sequence ATGGAAACGCTCGTGATTGAAGTGGCAACAGACGCCGAACTGAATGCCAGAATTCTATGGGCCGCCGAGCGCGAAGAACCTCAACCACCGGGGTACTTCTTCGAGACCGAGGAAGACCTGCTCAACGCCCTCACAGCCAACCGCTTCGCCATTCTCAAAGCACTGGCGGGTGCCGGACCTATCGGTGTGCGCGAGCTGGCTCGCCGCGTCGGACGCGATGTGCGTGCGGTTCACGCCGACGCGCAACGACTGTCTGGAATCGGACTGATCGAGAAGAGCGCCGATGGCGCCTTGCGCCGCCTGCTGCGTTGA
- a CDS encoding alpha/beta fold hydrolase has translation MKILFLHGWHSVPGGMKPSFLQAQGHEVLNPALDDNDFQLAVNVAQATYDQHAPDVIVGSARGGAVAMHLRSQDTPLVLLCSAWRDHGWTDRVKPETWILHSPQDDVVAYSDSEQLLAHSGLPASRLITTGSDHRLSDPDSLNALRSLCEAINSA, from the coding sequence ATGAAAATACTATTTTTACACGGCTGGCACTCAGTCCCAGGTGGCATGAAACCTTCGTTTCTACAGGCTCAGGGACATGAGGTACTCAATCCAGCTCTGGATGACAATGATTTTCAGTTGGCCGTCAACGTCGCCCAAGCCACTTACGATCAGCACGCTCCCGATGTCATCGTCGGCTCCGCGCGCGGTGGTGCCGTGGCCATGCACCTCCGGTCCCAAGACACACCCCTGGTGCTGCTGTGCTCGGCCTGGCGTGATCATGGCTGGACGGATCGCGTCAAACCGGAGACCTGGATTCTGCATTCACCGCAAGATGACGTTGTGGCTTATTCAGACTCGGAACAACTGCTGGCACACAGCGGCCTACCGGCCTCGCGGCTGATCACCACAGGGTCCGATCATCGCCTAAGCGATCCCGACTCCTTGAATGCGTTGCGGTCTCTCTGCGAAGCGATCAACAGCGCTTGA
- a CDS encoding ADP-ribosylglycohydrolase family protein, with product MMSIRTSHTHPLRIDSVRTPGGGRIGLSLCPGKHQIGARTGDWRRDLETDLQVIRDWGAAAVVTLMETPELARFGVPELGETVEALGLDWYHLPIRDVQPPGPGFERRWVLYGTRLRQRLRSGENVLIHCLGGLGRSGTVAARLLVELGFEPPLALAAVRAVRPGSVETADQEAYVRALRPLYWNDAFLDRALGCVLGGALGDAFGYPIEFHRLEQIRQQFGPAGLCELLFTDDQLQVSDDTQMTLFTLEGMVRAGRVADAGSLIDSLSHAYADWLDTQDGGPASAHCRGLLATRPALRQRRAPGNTCLSALQSGRPGTPEQPINDSKGCGAVMRVAPLGWIEPADPRHRFEQAARAGALTHGHPDGWAGGGLLAVLIGELHAGATFTEALNRAKTVTVQTLHARGIQADLLDCIERAEQLAGTDQSPPSAIAQLGHGWVGEEALAIALYAVQRAGSFTEAVRHAANHDGDSDSTASIAGQIWGAWAGLAALPMSWVRRLDVLDEALDLIGALAEQGYRAEPVAGTDAPLSALS from the coding sequence ATGATGTCCATTCGAACCAGTCACACTCATCCCCTGCGCATCGACAGCGTCCGGACTCCCGGCGGCGGTCGGATCGGCTTGAGCCTGTGCCCCGGCAAACACCAGATCGGCGCCCGGACCGGCGATTGGCGACGCGATCTGGAGACGGATCTCCAGGTCATTCGCGACTGGGGTGCAGCCGCCGTCGTCACCCTGATGGAAACGCCCGAACTCGCCCGTTTCGGCGTCCCCGAACTTGGCGAGACGGTCGAAGCGCTGGGGCTGGACTGGTATCACCTACCGATCCGCGATGTGCAGCCGCCCGGCCCCGGCTTCGAGCGCCGCTGGGTGCTCTATGGCACCCGACTGCGCCAACGCCTGCGTTCCGGCGAGAACGTGCTGATCCATTGCCTCGGCGGTCTGGGTCGCAGCGGCACCGTCGCCGCTCGATTGCTGGTCGAGCTCGGATTCGAGCCGCCACTCGCCCTGGCCGCCGTGCGCGCGGTGCGTCCCGGTTCCGTCGAGACCGCCGACCAGGAAGCCTATGTCCGCGCTCTCCGCCCGCTGTACTGGAACGACGCCTTTCTCGACCGCGCGCTCGGCTGTGTGCTGGGCGGCGCGCTGGGTGACGCCTTCGGTTATCCGATCGAGTTTCACCGCCTGGAGCAGATTCGCCAACAGTTCGGCCCGGCGGGACTGTGCGAACTGCTGTTCACCGACGACCAACTCCAGGTCAGCGACGACACCCAGATGACCCTGTTCACGCTGGAAGGGATGGTACGGGCCGGACGTGTCGCGGATGCCGGCTCGCTGATCGACAGCCTGAGCCACGCCTATGCCGACTGGCTCGACACCCAAGACGGGGGACCGGCGAGCGCCCACTGTCGCGGCCTCCTCGCCACACGTCCGGCTCTGCGGCAGCGGCGTGCCCCCGGCAACACCTGCCTGAGCGCCTTGCAGTCAGGCCGACCGGGGACGCCTGAACAGCCGATCAATGACTCCAAAGGCTGCGGCGCCGTGATGCGCGTGGCTCCGCTCGGCTGGATTGAACCGGCTGATCCGCGACATCGCTTCGAGCAGGCCGCCCGCGCCGGTGCCCTGACCCACGGACATCCCGACGGCTGGGCCGGCGGCGGCCTGCTGGCCGTGTTGATCGGCGAACTGCACGCCGGTGCCACGTTTACCGAGGCTCTGAACCGCGCCAAGACGGTCACAGTCCAAACCCTGCACGCACGCGGGATTCAGGCCGATCTGCTTGACTGTATCGAACGGGCGGAACAGTTGGCCGGAACCGACCAATCCCCGCCGAGCGCCATCGCCCAACTCGGCCACGGCTGGGTCGGCGAAGAGGCATTGGCCATCGCTCTCTATGCCGTCCAGCGCGCCGGCAGCTTCACCGAGGCCGTGCGGCACGCCGCCAATCATGACGGGGACAGCGATTCCACCGCTTCCATCGCTGGACAGATCTGGGGCGCATGGGCCGGACTGGCCGCGTTGCCCATGTCCTGGGTGCGCCGGCTCGACGTGCTCGATGAAGCTCTGGATCTCATCGGGGCGCTGGCCGAACAGGGCTATCGCGCTGAACCTGTGGCCGGCACCGATGCGCCGCTCAGCGCGCTGTCTTGA
- a CDS encoding YbjN domain-containing protein: protein MRLANTVQDWLDENGWEDVIERDEVAQTSQCHMFYRIHNQRCELFIETDEPKDWITLYFYLPFNARADKRTDVICLCNRLNATRSRFGSLQVLPSGRIRFRHTLDVEGAELSTIVIQRMLESAAHLVEIFMSDLAAVALTSLTAQAVFERLDQVEETGATS from the coding sequence ATGCGATTGGCTAACACAGTTCAGGACTGGCTCGACGAAAATGGCTGGGAAGATGTGATTGAGCGCGACGAGGTTGCCCAAACCTCACAGTGCCACATGTTTTATAGGATTCATAATCAGCGCTGTGAACTCTTCATCGAAACCGACGAACCGAAAGACTGGATCACCCTCTATTTCTATCTGCCGTTTAATGCGCGCGCTGATAAACGCACGGATGTGATCTGTCTGTGCAATCGCCTCAATGCCACACGGTCCAGATTCGGATCGTTGCAGGTCTTGCCGAGCGGTCGGATCCGCTTCCGTCATACGCTGGATGTCGAAGGGGCCGAACTCTCGACCATCGTGATCCAACGAATGCTTGAATCCGCTGCACACCTCGTCGAGATTTTTATGAGCGATCTGGCGGCTGTCGCACTCACCAGCCTGACCGCTCAAGCGGTATTCGAACGGCTCGATCAGGTTGAAGAAACCGGGGCAACCAGCTGA
- a CDS encoding type III secretion system chaperone family protein: protein MRLADTIEQWQIEQDWQGELERDEAQQTATLEAGYRIKEQSFKLYLETDEENDWLAVYLYAPFNALEHKQIECALLCNSIDARRSAGSIHVLPDGRIRYRQTIDVEGMTVSGVMISNLIQDAGDCFFAWLEEIAAVALTEATAEEVLAQLDQEATEDESEQTEAVPEEAPEDARLH from the coding sequence ATGAGACTGGCCGATACCATTGAGCAGTGGCAGATTGAACAGGATTGGCAGGGAGAGCTGGAGCGCGATGAAGCGCAGCAAACTGCAACCCTGGAGGCTGGCTACCGGATCAAGGAACAGTCGTTCAAGTTATACCTGGAAACCGATGAGGAAAACGACTGGCTGGCCGTTTACCTCTATGCGCCGTTCAACGCCCTTGAACATAAGCAGATTGAGTGTGCGTTGCTGTGCAACAGCATTGATGCGCGGCGATCAGCTGGGTCGATCCATGTACTACCCGATGGTCGTATTCGCTATCGCCAGACGATTGATGTCGAAGGTATGACGGTATCGGGAGTCATGATTAGCAACCTGATTCAAGATGCTGGAGATTGTTTCTTCGCCTGGCTTGAGGAAATTGCCGCCGTCGCCCTGACCGAGGCCACAGCCGAAGAGGTTCTGGCGCAACTCGATCAAGAAGCGACCGAAGATGAATCCGAGCAGACCGAAGCAGTACCGGAAGAGGCCCCCGAGGACGCGCGTCTGCATTGA
- a CDS encoding 5' nucleotidase, NT5C type — protein sequence MKKILYVDMDNVLVDFQSGIARLTDAVIHDYSGRLDEVPGIFALMSPMPGALAAFNELAALFDTYILSTAPWENPSAWTDKLLWVKQHLGTTAYKRLILTHHKHLNDGHFLIDDRTKNGVDRFAGEHIHFGTERFPDWNAVLDYLRKIK from the coding sequence TTGAAGAAAATCTTGTATGTCGACATGGACAATGTCCTGGTCGATTTTCAGTCAGGCATTGCCCGGTTGACGGACGCGGTCATACACGACTATTCCGGAAGACTGGACGAAGTCCCAGGGATCTTTGCCTTGATGTCGCCCATGCCGGGCGCGCTTGCAGCCTTCAATGAACTGGCAGCGCTGTTTGACACCTACATCTTGTCAACAGCGCCCTGGGAAAACCCATCCGCCTGGACCGATAAGCTGTTATGGGTGAAACAGCATCTCGGAACGACCGCTTACAAGCGGTTGATTCTGACGCATCACAAGCATCTCAATGACGGGCACTTCCTGATCGATGATCGAACAAAAAATGGGGTCGATCGCTTTGCCGGAGAACATATTCACTTCGGAACAGAACGGTTTCCGGATTGGAATGCTGTGTTAGACTACTTGCGAAAAATCAAATAG
- a CDS encoding DUF262 domain-containing protein: MCILELKLVGDIAGQFRVARYQRGYRWSSLEVNQLLNDIWNSNGAPYSLQPVVVKREPERKDAWELVDGQQRLTTLYLVFFYMHRENLKNVPPPYSITYDTRSQVENYLRTLDHERREDNIDFFHLHVAYTCIQAWFEKNGPTPIQRQNIADEVFRYLVQSVRVIWYEAPQELDATTLFTRLNVGRIPLTDAELFKALLLSSRHNAGGVVDRTHEIAAQWDTIERSLQHPDIWAFIADEATVNTPTRITLLLDTLAGGPHGAARPQFHTFDVLRARVEANGSEAVWNEVVALYELILGWYESRDHYHKIGYLVAIGQRFGDLVSLAGNQNKREFDAILDRRIRETLNLTPTAVASLSYESDKKKCTRLLLLMNVETVRRIQGSSERYSFRLHREQAWSLEHIHAQHADTLTIKEQWREWLQLHREALADLTSIDPNLRNALLQRIDNIIGNAIDGQVFQELVRDVSAAFTFADTSPPAAGHTVHSISNLALLANGHNSVLSNSAFEVKRRRILALDRQGAYIPICTRQVFLKYYTDADAQQFHFWSTKDRNAYLSAILSPEGGVGSYLK, from the coding sequence ATGTGCATACTCGAATTAAAGCTTGTTGGCGATATCGCCGGACAATTCCGCGTCGCAAGATACCAGCGAGGGTACCGCTGGAGCTCGCTTGAAGTAAATCAATTGCTCAACGACATCTGGAATAGCAATGGCGCCCCCTACAGTCTCCAACCGGTTGTCGTGAAGCGCGAACCCGAACGCAAAGATGCATGGGAACTCGTGGACGGCCAGCAGCGTTTAACGACACTGTACTTGGTCTTTTTCTACATGCACCGCGAAAACCTCAAAAACGTCCCACCGCCTTACTCCATTACCTATGACACCAGGTCGCAGGTCGAGAATTATCTCAGAACACTAGATCATGAGCGGCGTGAGGACAACATCGATTTTTTTCACTTGCATGTAGCCTACACATGCATCCAGGCATGGTTTGAAAAGAATGGGCCGACACCGATCCAACGTCAAAACATAGCTGATGAGGTCTTTCGCTATCTCGTCCAAAGTGTGCGGGTCATCTGGTACGAAGCGCCGCAGGAGCTCGACGCCACGACTTTATTCACGCGGTTGAATGTTGGCCGCATTCCCCTCACTGACGCCGAGCTCTTTAAAGCCCTGTTGCTCTCGAGTCGTCACAACGCCGGTGGCGTCGTGGACAGAACCCACGAAATCGCGGCGCAGTGGGACACCATCGAACGCAGTCTCCAGCATCCCGATATCTGGGCGTTCATTGCCGACGAGGCCACTGTCAACACCCCAACGCGGATCACCCTGCTGCTCGATACCCTCGCCGGTGGGCCGCACGGCGCAGCACGCCCGCAATTCCATACGTTCGACGTTCTTCGCGCGCGGGTTGAAGCGAACGGATCAGAAGCGGTCTGGAACGAAGTCGTTGCACTTTATGAACTCATTCTCGGCTGGTACGAAAGCCGAGATCACTATCATAAAATCGGCTATCTGGTGGCGATCGGTCAGCGGTTCGGCGACCTCGTGTCACTGGCCGGCAATCAGAATAAACGCGAGTTTGACGCCATCCTTGACAGGCGAATCAGGGAAACCCTCAACCTCACACCCACTGCCGTGGCGTCCCTTAGCTACGAGTCAGACAAAAAAAAGTGTACTCGGCTGCTCCTACTGATGAACGTCGAAACGGTGCGCCGGATACAGGGGTCGAGCGAACGGTATTCGTTCCGCCTCCACAGGGAACAAGCCTGGTCGCTTGAGCACATTCATGCGCAGCACGCAGATACCCTCACGATTAAGGAGCAGTGGCGGGAGTGGTTACAACTGCACCGTGAGGCGCTCGCTGACCTGACATCGATCGACCCGAATCTCCGGAACGCACTCCTTCAGCGCATCGACAACATTATTGGTAACGCTATCGATGGCCAAGTGTTCCAGGAACTCGTGCGAGACGTATCAGCGGCATTTACATTCGCCGACACGTCACCTCCAGCGGCAGGCCATACCGTGCACTCAATATCGAACCTTGCGCTTCTCGCCAATGGCCACAACAGCGTGCTCAGCAATTCGGCGTTTGAAGTCAAGCGGCGGCGTATCCTAGCGCTGGATCGGCAAGGCGCTTACATTCCCATCTGTACGCGTCAAGTCTTCCTCAAGTACTACACCGACGCAGACGCGCAGCAATTCCATTTTTGGAGTACGAAGGATCGCAACGCTTACCTGTCTGCGATCCTTTCGCCCGAGGGTGGTGTCGGTTCCTACCTAAAGTAA